The genomic DNA GGTCCAAACAAATATGGTGACAACCCAAAGGGAAAAGGAAATCACGATAATATAAATGACATCGGAAAACAAATTGAAATGACTAATTAATGATGTATATATCATTTCAAACAAAAAGAGAAATCACATAATACTTTTAACTTTTAACTTTTAACTTTTAACTTTTAACAAATTTGAAATTATTTAAACCATTCTATATACAACCCCGCTTCTTTTACGCCGGTATTGGCATTGTGGTATTGTTTGCTTTAAGTTATTTCATTCCGTTATTATTCAACATAGCCCAACTTTCAATATTGGTACTGGTGCTCTTATTCTTTTTAGATTTCTTGATCATCTTTGTTGGAAAAAACAAACTTGAAGCAACTAGAATTGTTCCTGATAAATTTTCAAATGGGGATAATAATCGGATAACATTAGACATAAGAAACAACTACTCTATTTCGGTTTATTTAGAAGTTATTGATGAAATTCCTGAACAATTTCAAGTTAGAGATTTTAAAATTAAGGAATCTATTCCCCCACGTAAAACAAGACTAATTCAATATAATTTAAAACCAACTGAGCGTGGCGAATATCATTTTGGTTCTTTAAACGTATATGCTTCTTCTGTTATAAATTTAGTTGCTAAACGTTTTACTTTTAGTGAAGGCGCTATGGTACCAACCTACCCTAGTTTTAAACAATTAAAAAAGTTTGAGCTTTTAAATATTAATAAAAATTCGTTAGAATATGGGCTTAAAAAAGTAAGACGTCTAGGGCATTCTATGGAGTTTGAGCAAATTAAAGATTATGTTTTAGGTGATGATTTACGTACTATAAACTGGAAAGCAACAGCTAAGAAAAACCAATTGATGGTCAATCAGTTTCAAGACGAAAAATCGCAACCTGTCTACTCTATTATTGACAAAGGTCGTATTATGAAAATGCCTTTTAACAATTTAAGCCTTTTAGATTATGCTATTAATGCTGCCCTTGTAATTAGTAATGTTGTTTTAAAAAAACACGATAAGGCTGGTATGTTTTCATTTTCCAAAAACATAGATAATGTTGTTGTTGCAGAAAGAAGAAGCTCGCAAATGCAACTTATTTTAGAATCCCTTTATAATGTTAAGACCGATTTTTTTGAAAGTGATTTTAGCAGGTTATATGGTAGTATTAAACGCCACATTACTCATAGAAGCCTTATTTTAATGTATACAAATTTTGAGACTCTTGACGGCTTAAATAGACAGTTACCTTATTTAAAAGCCATTTCTAAAAGTCATTTTCTAGTGGTTATTTTCTTTAAAAATACCGAACTTACTAATTTGATTAATGAAAATGCCGAAACTATACAACAGGTTTACGATAAAGTCATTGCTGAAAAATTTGCATTTGAAAAACGTCTTATTGTAAATGAATTAAAAAAGTATGGCATCCATTCTATTTTAACAACACCTGAAAATCTTACCATAGATACCATTAATAAATATCTGGAAATAAAAGCTCGAGGGTTACTTTAAAATATGACCATTCAACTACCGTGTTCATACAAAATATCGGTACATATATTAAACAATAGAATTAGACACGAATTGCACAAATTTACACGAATATATTGTCTTGCGCTTAAAATGTACATAAGCAATATAAACATGAATTATACATGTGCTTTTACAAGTTTAAATCTATTGTTAGCCAATTAATTCGTGTAAATTTGTGCAATTCGTGTCTTTTAAAAACGTCAACACTAGGTAACTATTTAGGCCTTTTTCATACTATGGTACGAAACCCTAAACCACTTCGTTCAACCAAGCCTTCATCATCCAAACTGTCTTTTCCTGCTCTGTAATGAAATCACTCATCATAGAATTGGTACCTTCATCGTTCGCTTCATCAGATTTATCTAAAATTAGTCTTTCAATTTTTAAAAGCACTGTTAATGACTCTACAATCAAACGTACAGCCTTATCATCTTGAGAAATATTTTTACCAACTGGTACTTTATTATTTTCTATATACTCTTCGAATGTATGTAATGGTGTTACCCCTAATGTCAGGATTCTTTCAGCAATTAAATCTACTTTTGTATTTGCATCTGTATATAACTCTTCGAATTTTACATGCAAATCGAAAAAACGCTTCCCTCTTATATTCCAGTGAATACCTCTTAAATTCTGATAATATATTTGAAAATTAGCCAGTAAATGGTTCAAATCTCCTGCTAAATCTTTGGTTTTTTTGGAGTCTAATCCTAAACTATTTAATGTCATATTGATATCTATTTTATATTTACTACAAATTTAATTTATAATTAACAGTCGTTTCTATAAATTTTATTGATAGTTTTTATATTTTTATAGCCTAAATTGATTATTATGACTATTACCCAATTATATTATGTTCTAGCTGTTGCAGAAAACCAGAATTTCACAAAAGCTGCGGAAAAATGTTTTGTCACGCAACCAACGCTAAGTATGCAAATTCAAAAACTTGAAGACCAATTAGATGTACAGATTTTCGACCGTACTAAAAAGCCTATTGAGTTAACTGATGTTGGTAAAAAAATTGTAACTCAAGCCAGAAACATCGTAAACGAATCTTATAGAATTCAGGATATTGTAGATCAACAAAAAGGGTTCATTGGTGGTGAGTTCAAACTTGGTATTATACCAACCATAATGCCAACACTACTGCCTATGTTTTTAAATAATTTCATAAAAAAACACCCAAAAGTTAAACTAAAAATCGAAGAATTAACAACAGAGGAAATAATTTCTAGAATTAACGATGGACATTTAGATGCTGCTATAGCAGCTACACCACTTGAGGATGAAAACATAAAAGAGCGAGTGCTTTATTTTGAACCATTCGTTGGGTATATTCCCAGCAATCACAGACTACATGAGCACAAAAAAATAGATGTTTCTGAATTAGATATTGATGACATGCTTTTACTTGAAGATGGGCATTGCTTTAGAGATGGTGTTATTAACCTTTGTAAGGCATTTAAAACTCAAACAAATGATAAATTTCAGCTAGAAAGTGGTAGTATAGAAACCCTTATAAAACTTTCAAATGAAGGATTAGGTATGACACTCTTACCATATTTACATACTTTAGATATTAACAATAAAGAAAAAGAAAACTTACATCATTTTAATGAACCTTCTCCTGCTAGAGAGGTCAGTATTATTTATCATAAAAGCGAATTAAAAATGCAGATTATTGAAGCATTACAAGATGTAATATCCGGTGTAATTAGAGGTGCTATTGCATTTCAAAACGTAAAAATTATTAGTCCATTACCCAAATAGCAGTTTCTTTAAAATAAATAAACTAAAAAGAGCTTCCAAAATAATGGAAGCTCTTTTTATTTACATTAAAAAATGTATTTATTTTTTTGCTGGTGCTGGCGCATTTAATTTTAAGCTCATTTCCATAGAAATAGCAGAACGCTCATACTTAACTTTTCCAGACATCGTTTCTATGACACAACTTCCGTCTTTATCGTTTAGTTCTAAAATCTTACCATGCAATCCACTTTTGGTAATTACTTTATCTCCTTTTTTTAATTCT from Flavivirga abyssicola includes the following:
- a CDS encoding DUF58 domain-containing protein, with product MKLFKPFYIQPRFFYAGIGIVVLFALSYFIPLLFNIAQLSILVLVLLFFLDFLIIFVGKNKLEATRIVPDKFSNGDNNRITLDIRNNYSISVYLEVIDEIPEQFQVRDFKIKESIPPRKTRLIQYNLKPTERGEYHFGSLNVYASSVINLVAKRFTFSEGAMVPTYPSFKQLKKFELLNINKNSLEYGLKKVRRLGHSMEFEQIKDYVLGDDLRTINWKATAKKNQLMVNQFQDEKSQPVYSIIDKGRIMKMPFNNLSLLDYAINAALVISNVVLKKHDKAGMFSFSKNIDNVVVAERRSSQMQLILESLYNVKTDFFESDFSRLYGSIKRHITHRSLILMYTNFETLDGLNRQLPYLKAISKSHFLVVIFFKNTELTNLINENAETIQQVYDKVIAEKFAFEKRLIVNELKKYGIHSILTTPENLTIDTINKYLEIKARGLL
- the yajC gene encoding preprotein translocase subunit YajC, yielding MGEGIGQFMPFILMFVVVYFFMIAPQMKRAKKEKKFAAELKKGDKVITKSGLHGKILELNDKDGSCVIETMSGKVKYERSAISMEMSLKLNAPAPAKK
- a CDS encoding Dps family protein, with amino-acid sequence MTLNSLGLDSKKTKDLAGDLNHLLANFQIYYQNLRGIHWNIRGKRFFDLHVKFEELYTDANTKVDLIAERILTLGVTPLHTFEEYIENNKVPVGKNISQDDKAVRLIVESLTVLLKIERLILDKSDEANDEGTNSMMSDFITEQEKTVWMMKAWLNEVV
- a CDS encoding LysR substrate-binding domain-containing protein; amino-acid sequence: MTITQLYYVLAVAENQNFTKAAEKCFVTQPTLSMQIQKLEDQLDVQIFDRTKKPIELTDVGKKIVTQARNIVNESYRIQDIVDQQKGFIGGEFKLGIIPTIMPTLLPMFLNNFIKKHPKVKLKIEELTTEEIISRINDGHLDAAIAATPLEDENIKERVLYFEPFVGYIPSNHRLHEHKKIDVSELDIDDMLLLEDGHCFRDGVINLCKAFKTQTNDKFQLESGSIETLIKLSNEGLGMTLLPYLHTLDINNKEKENLHHFNEPSPAREVSIIYHKSELKMQIIEALQDVISGVIRGAIAFQNVKIISPLPK